The Streptomyces pratensis genomic interval CGGGCTTCCTGTCCAGGTAGTTCAGAGCCGCGTCGACGGCGACGTCCTGCGACTCCTTCATGTCCTGGAGATTGTGCTGCTCGATCTCCTTCTCGGAGTCGCCCGTCGGATAGACGGAGTCGCGCGGCATGACCGCCCGGTCCGCCCTGAACCAGCTGTCCACCACATCCCCGACCCCGATGTCGGCCGTCGGGGCCGTCGCGATGATCGTCGTCATCCGCAGCTCACCGTCGGTGGTGCGGGTCGGCGTGCCCTTGATCGTGATGACCGGCTTCCCCTTGTCGTCCCCCAGGACATCGGCGGTGCTGCCGGGCTGCGCCACGGTGAACGGCAGCGGCGCGAAGGCGGCCGTACCGAACAGTGCGAGGACGGGCAGCGCGCAGAGGGCGAGAGCGCGGGGGCGAGAGAGACGAATGGCCACCCGCCCAATCTATCCGCCGCACGCCTCCGGCTCCGACCGCCCCGGCGCCACCGGGGCGGTCGGCGCCGGGGGCCCGTACGGGCCGCCCGGCCCGTGGCGTCCGGCCCGGTGGCGACTGGTGCCGGAGGCGGTCGGTGCCCGGGCGCACCCGCCCGCTAGCGCAGTGCGTCGGCGACCTCACGGGCCGCGTCGAGGACCCGCGGGCCGACCCGTTCCGGTACGGCGTCCGCGAGCATCACCACGCCCACGCTGCCTTCCACGCCGGAGACCCCGACCAGAGGCGCCGCAGCCCCGCAGGCACCGGCTTCGAGCTCGCCCTGGGTGAGGGTGTAGCCCGGGTGGCCGACCGTCTTCTGCCGGGCGGTGAGGATCGCCCGGCCCGCGGCGCCCCGGTCCAGGGAGTGACGGAAGCCTGCCCGGTAGGCCACGTGGTAGTCGGTCCAGGTCGGCTCGACGACGGCGACCGCGAGCGCGTCCGACCCGTCGACGAGCGTGAGGTGGGCGGTGGCCCCTATGTCCTCGGCCAGGGAGCGCAGCGCGGGCAGCGCCGCCTCCCTGACAAGCGGGTGCACCTGCCGGCCCAGGCGCAGCACACCCAGGCCCACTCGGGCCCGGCCGCCCAGATCACGCCGGACGAGCGCGTGCTGTTCCAGGGTGGCGAGCAGTCGGTAGACCACGGTGCGGTTGACTCCGAGTTTGTTGGACAACTCGGTGACGGTCAGGCCGTGATCGGTATCGGCGAGCAGTTTGAGGACACGCAGTCCCCGGTCGAGCGTCTGAGAAGTCTCCGCGGTCACGACGCCCTCTCCCTCTTGGTGAGCGGGGCGGTTGTCTCCGAGGTGCCGACGCCGGTCCCGCGGCGACGCACCGAGAGGCCGCCGACTGGCCATGGCACCGGCTGCGCTCCGCGGCCACACTGCCACGGGGCGTTCATGTTTCGGGGAGATTAGCGAGAGGGTCCGCTCAGCGGAAGACCTCGTCCAGAATCCGGTCTCCCCCCGGAACGGCCCCGCATAACCGCCGGTCAGCGCGAAACCGTCCGGAACGCGAACATCTACGCGCGTTCAAGTCGGGTGACTCGACGACGACGCTCCGTGCATGACACGTGAACGATTGTTAACCCACTGTGAATAGTTGCGCCAAAAAACTTTTCATTACGGGCGCTCGCACACCTCCCGCGCGCCCCGCCCGGACGGATGACACGGCCCACACCCCTCCCATCGGAGCCCGGGACGCCCTCCGACATCCAGGCCGCACGTCGGCATCACGCACCGTGACGCGAGTCTGCCGGGCCCCCTCGCGCCGGACCTCACCTCCCGGCGTCACAGATTCTCCACACACCAGCTGCAATGGATCATTTTGATTCATGGTCAACTCTTGAGGCAACCCACGCAAGCAATTGGTAGGTTGATCCGTCGTATACCCATCACAACGGAGCCGTACGGGAATTATCGGTGCTACGGGGAGGGAAACCGTAAATGGCGTGGGACGAATGGGAGCAGCTGAAATCCGAGGCGGCGGAGAAGCACTCTGCGCGGACGCAACTGAACCAGGTGCCGCCGGAGGCAGGTGGAGGCCCACCACCCCAAGGGGATCTGAAAGTCGATCAGCAGGACCTGGCGGCGATCGGCAACAGCGCGTACAAGCTGTACGGCGATCTCGAGAAGGCCGGTGACCACGCCCGCGCATCGACGCAGAAGGCGGCCGGAACCCTGAAGGCGGAGACCTTCGCCCTGGGCGGCGCCCTCGATCACGTGGCTTCACGCTGGATCGACCAGGTCCGCTCCCTGCTGGACGCCTGCGCCCACATCTCGAACCATCTCGACTACACCAAGGGCGCTCACGCCGGCGACGAGGTCTACATCGGCACGGTCATCAGCAACATCGACACCCTCGACAAGGGCTTCGACGAAAGGGCCGGAAGCTGATGGACCTCGACTCCCTCCGTTTCGCGAACTTCTCCGATCTGGACACGGCGATCACCGACTGGGAACAAATGGTCACCAAACTCAAGGTTCTCCAGGGGGACGCGAAGGACGACCTCAAAGCGAAGTCGGACAAAGCGAACTGGGCCGGGGACAATGCCACCGTCACCCGGGCTTTCGTGGACAAGACGGCCGGCGAGTTCGGCGACGCCCACACCCAGGCCGAAACGATCAAGAAAATCATCACCGATACCCGCGGTGAACTGGTCGGTTATCGAAAGCAGCTGAATTCGGCCATCGAGCGTGGCCTGAACAAGAACCTCACCGTGCGTGACACGGGCGAGGGGTCCTTCACCGTCACCATGAACATCCACCCCGACCGCGCGGCGAAAGGCACCTCGGTGCCCGAGCACACCCAGGCGGACGTCGATACGTTCCGGGACGAGATCCAGAACATTCTGAAGAACGCCACGGAGAGCGACACCTCGGCGGCCAAGGTGCTCACGCTCCTGGTGGACCAGGCCAAGCACGGCTTCTCCGATGCCAGTTACGCGGACCGGGACTCCGCGGCCAAGGCCGTGGAGGAGGCGGAGAAGCTCGCCAAGATCCTCAAGAAGGACCCTCACGACGTCACGCTGACAGAGCTCAACACCCTCAACACCACCCTGGCCACCTACAAGAACGACCCGCTCTTCGCCGAGCGGTTCGCCACCCAGGTGGAGCCGAAGAAGGTGCTCGAGTTCTACGCCGGGGTCGCCGACCCTTACCAGGGCATGGGCAGGGACCCGAAGTTCCTCGAACAGGCGAAGCAGCTCCAGAAGAACCTCGGCATCACCCTGGGCACGGCCACGCTCTCCGACAGCGACAAGATGCAGGGCTGGGAAGCGAAGATGGTCGAGCTGGGCCCGGACCGGCTCGGCATCGACGACGCCAACGACCCTACGGGCTTCGGGGTCATGAGCAACCTGATGCGCTTCGGCGACTACGACGACCAGTTCCTCAAATCCTACGGCGACAAGCTCATCGCGTACGACAAGGAACGCAACGTCGAGCACCAGAGCCCCTGGGTCAACAACTGGAACCAGGGCGACCTCAACTTCTGGGACAAGAACGACCGGGGCCGCGATCCGATGACGGGCTTCATGGAAGCCCTGGGCCACAACCCCGACGCCTCTACCCAGTTCTTCGCCCAGCCGGAGGGCTCCGGGGAAACGGTCGACAAGGCCGGCGAGGTCAACGAGCACCTCAAGTACCTGACCCAGGACCGCATCTGGCTCGCGGACCCGACGCTCGACGGCGACGACAAGTTCAACGCGGGCAAGGACGCCCTGGGCCACGCGCTGGAGTCGGCCACCACCGGATACGCGTACGACTCCGACCCGATGACGGGCAAGGACCCCCTGCACCCCGGCAGCGGGGACCACCGCACGGCGGCGACGGCGGGCGTCATGGAACAGGTGGCGTACCTGTACGGGAGCGAGAAGGGCCCCGAGATGCTGCACAAGCAGTCGGAGCTGGCGGACAGCCTGGGCAAGATGGGCGCGGCGTACATCGACGACATCGACTACAGCCTGTCGGGGCTCGGCGACCAAAAGGACACCGACAGCGCGTTTCCGGCCAAGTACGACGGGCGCGCAAACTTCAGCGAGCAGGGCGCCATCAATTTCCTCAGCGTCCTGGGCCAGAACGAGACCTCGCACGGTGTCGTATCGGCGGCCCAGCACCTGTACACGCTGAGTGCACTGGATGCCTATCCCGCCACCAGTGACGAGAACACCAGTTACGCCAAGGACGCCCTGACTACGGGCGGCGAGGCGCGCGGCATCCTGGACCACGCACGCGTGCAGCAGGCCGAGACCGACTTCACCAAGGACTCCGAAGACGCCAATAAGTCGCTTGGCCGTTCCGGAGACTGGATCACGCTGGGTGCCGGAGTGGTGGTCGGAGGTGGTATCGCGGCGATCCCCGTACCCGGCAGTACCGCGGCAGCAGTGGTCATCGCACCAGTGGTGGCGGACGCGGCAGGAGAGGCTCTCAACACCTTTATCGGGCACCAGGTCGACAAAGGTGTCGACGCGGCCGAGGAAGACCCCACGGAGCAGGCGCAGACGACCAGCGCTGAGTTCTACCAAAAGGGCGCAGAGGACCTGGGCAAGGCCTACGACACCTATAGCGAAGCCAATCCGAAGTGGGACAACCCTGACCGCACCGAGTGGGCGCGGGATATCGAAAGCAGCTACATCAACACCGGCTCCAATCAAGACGACTTCCGCGGGCGCGCCCCGTACGAGGACTGACAGATGGAGCGGACCGCCGAGCCCACGGAGACGAAGGACCGATGAGGAACATACTGCGCTGGAGCGTGTGCGGAGCGCTGGTGGCGGCTGCGGTGAGCGGATGCAGCGGCGATGGCGGACAGGAGCCGGAAGGGCTGGCCACGTCTGAGGTGTGCGACGGAACACTGACCGGGCCTGCGGCGAAGGCGCTCGAACGTATCGGCGGCACAGACCGGTTCGAGGAGCTCACCAGCACCAACGACATTGGGGACCCGGTCAAGTTCTCCCTGGGCAGGGCCGCCAAACGCCTTCATACCGAACTCGGCCAGCGGAGCGAATGCAGTCTCTACAAGGCTGACGACGACAGTGGGTACTACATGATCAAGATGCAGTTTGAACCCACGGCCAGCCGCCCGGACCCGGAGAATGCCTCACGTAAGAACAGCGCCAAGGACGACCGGTCGGTCTTCCCGCTCGGCCTTTACGCCTATGTTCCCGAGGACGACGGCGCCTCCCTGTTCTTCTCATGCACCACGAAAGGTCCCGAAGGGAGCACGCCCTACGTGGCGGCCAACATGTTCGTCAACAGGAAACAGGTCGATGCCGTGAGTACGGCCAAAGATCGGATGGTCGTACTCAACGCCGTCTCACGCGCCCTTGCCGAGCAACTGGGCTGCGCCGCACAGGCCAAGCTGCCCGCCGAGGTGCCCGACGCCCTGCCCGGATGACAACGCGGCCCCGGTGCGCGGGCGGATCACGCCGCCCGCGCACCGGGGCCGATCAGGCCGGGCTCACCGCATCCGGGTGGCCCACTCCTGGACCTTCTTGATCCGGTCCTGGATCTGCCCGGCCGTCGCCTCCGCGCTCGGCGGCCCGCCGCACACCCGCCGCAGTTCGGTGTGGATCACGCCGTGCGGCTTGCCGCTCTGGTGCGTGTACGCCGACACCATCGTGTTGAGCTGCTTGCGCAGTTCCAGCAGCTTCTTGTGGGTGACCACCGGCCGGCCCTCGGCCGGCTTCTCCAGCAGGTCCGCCTCCGCCGCGGGCTTCTGCCTGCTGTGAGCGATCTGCCGGGTCTGCCGCTTCTGGAGCAGCAGCTGCACCTGGTCCGGTTCGAGGAGGCCCGGGATACCCAGGTAGTCCTGCTCCTCCTCGCTCCCCGGGTGCGCCTGCATGCCGAATTCGGCGCCGTCGTACAGCACCCGGTCGAAGACCGCGTCGGATTCCAGCGCCTCGAAGGGCAGCTGTTCCTCGGTCTCCTCGTCCTCGAGCTTCTCCGCGTCCGCGAGGAGCTGGTCCTCCTCGGCGAACGGGTTCTCCTCGTCGCTGCCCTTCTTCGGCTTGTCGAGCACGTGGTCGCGCTCGACCTCCATCTCGTTCGCGAAGTCGAGCAGCATCGGGATGGTCGGCACGAAGACGGAGGCGGTCTCGCCGCGACGCCGGGACCGCACGAAACGGCCGACTGCCTGGGCGAAGAAGAGGGGCGTCGAGATGGTCGTGGCGTACACGCCGACCGCGAGACGCGGCACGTCGACGCCCTCGGACACCATCCGGACCGCGACCATCCAGCGCGACTCGTCCTGGCTGAACTTGTCGATGTTCTTGGACGCGGCCTTCTCGTCGGAGAGGACCACAGTCGGCTTCTCCCCGGTGACCGACTTGAGAATCTTGGCGTAGGCGCGCGCCGACTCCTGGTCCGTCGCGATGACGAGCCCGCCGGCGTCCGGAATGCCCTTGCGTACCTCTGTGAGCCGCTTGTCGGCGGCGGACAGCACGTTGGGGATCCAGTCACCGGTGGGCGACAGCGCGGTGCGCCAGGCCTGCCCGATGGCGTCCTTGGTCATCGGCTCACCGAGCCGCGCGGCGATCTCGTCCCCGGCCTTCGTCCGCCAGCGCATGTTGCCGCTGTAGCTGAGGAAGATCACGGGACGGACGACCCCGTCGGCCAGGGCGTTGCCGTAGCCGTAGGTGTAGTCGGCCGAGGAGCGCCTGATGCCGTCGTTGCCCTCCTCGTACGCGACGAAGGGGATCGGGTTGGTGTCCGACCGGAAGGGCGTACCGGTCAGCGCGAGCCTTCGCGTCGCCGGGTCGAACGCCTCCTGGCAGGCCTCGCCCCAGGACTTGGAGTCACCGGCGTGGTGGATCTCGTCGAGGATGACGAGCGTCTTGCGCTGCTCGCAGCGGTTGCGGTGCAGCATGGGGCGCACACCGACACCGGCGTACGTGATCGCGACCCCGTGGTACTCCTTGCTCACGGGTCCCGCGCTGTACTCGGGGTCGAGCTTGATGCCTATGCGGGCGGCGGCCTCCGCCCACTGCTTCTTGAGGTGCTCGGTGGGCGCCACGACGGTGATCTGCTGCACCACGTGGTGGTGCAGCAGCCATGAGGCGAGGGTCAGCGCGAAGGTGGTCTTTCCGGCGCCGGGCGTCGCGACCGCGAGGAAGTCGCGCGGCTGGTCCTGGATGTACTTCTCCATGGCACCCTGCTGCCAGGCGCGCAGCTTCCCGGCCGTCCCCCAGGGGGCGCGGCCGGGAAAGGCGGGTGAGAGGTGGTGGGAGGCGGTAGTAGTCACGGTCTCCGGTTCGGGGCACTCGGGTACGTGGGGCGCTGTCCGTACGGGCCTGAGCCGACCCCTACGCGATACGACAACCGGGCCACCCTACCGGCGGGCGGGGCGGAACCCTCCCTGGACGACGCCGCCCCGGAGGATAGTGCGACAGCCGTCACACCTCGGAGACGGCCAGCTCCCGCAGAACTTGGGCAATGACCTTCACCTCGTCCGTCTCTCCGGTGGCCACCGCGAAGACCAGCCGTTCCGCCGCATCGATGTCCGGGTGCAGATCCACTCCGTTCATCGCCAGGAACGAGACGCAGGACAGCCACGCCGTCCGCTTGTTGCCGTCGAAAAATGGACGGTTGATCGCAAGGGACTGGAGGAGCGCAGCGGCCTTGTCGATCACGTCCGGGTACGCCTCCTCCCCGAACATGGCAGCGGAAGGGCGGTGCGCCGCGGACTCCAGGAGCCCGGCGTCCCGCACGACGACCTGCATGTCGGAGCAGGCATATCCGGCGATGACGAGGATGTCCTCGGAGGAGAGATAGACGCAGGTCACTTGAGCCGGTCCATGAGCTCGCCCCACTTGGCCGCCTGCTCCTTGGCGGTCTTGCGGACGATGGCCTCCTGCGCCGTCCGGGCGAGGTAATCGTCCACAGCCTTGAGCAGTATCGCGTGCATGCTGGTGCCTTCCTGCTCGGCCCGCTGCTTGAGGGCCTCGGTCTGGTCGTCACGGAGGCGCAGGTTCATAGCCATACCGGAACGGTACCAGCGCGTGGGGCCAAAGTAGTACCACGAGCGTCTAGGGCTTGTCCTGTGAATCTCGATGACCGTCTGGTCCGCCCCGACGAAAGCTCGGCCGGGCGGCCAGAGGGGCGATAATTCGTGCTCGGGTCTGGTGCCTGGTTGCCTAGAGTGGTTCGCATGATCGATCCAGGGCTCGAGGGTAAGACCGTGCTGGTCACGGGCGGCGCGATGAACATCGGTGCCGCGATCTCGCGCGCATTCGCGACCCAAGGAGCACGAGTGGCGGTGCACTACGTAGCCGCTGGCCCGTCTGCCCCGCTTGAGCACGCCCGCGCTACGAAGGCTGAGGTAGAAGCGTTCGTGGCTTCACTTCCAGAGGCGGTAGCAGTCGAGGCAGACTTCCTCGACCCGGGGGCCGCCACGCACCTTTTCAAGCAGGTCGAAGACACACTCGGCCCGGTCGACGTACTAATCAACAACGCCGGGCACGCCGAGGAGGACGATCAGTTCCCGCTCCTGGACCACGTCGGATTCGAACGGACCGTGCGGGTGAACCTGACAGCCCCGGCGATGCTCATGGCCGAGTTCGCGCGCCGAGTGCCCGAGGGGCCGCCGAAGGGCACAAGGTCGGTAGTCAACATCTCGACCGACGCAGCACGAGGCTTTCCCGGGCAGGTCGCCTATGGGGCTTCGAAGGGGGCACTGGAATCCCTCACGCGTGGGGCCGCGCAAGACCTTGGGCCCACGATCCGTGTCAACGCGGTCGCTCCTGGCCCTGTCCAGACCGGCTGGATGGACGACGACCTGATCGGGCAGGTCGCCCCGAGCATCCCTCTGGGAAGAGTCGGGGCGCCTGAGGACATCGCGGACGCCGTGGTCTTCCTCGCCTCTCGCCAGGCGAGATGGATCACCGGCCAGGTCGTCCAGGTCGCTGGCGGTCACTGGCTATGACCAGGTGCGGGATAGGCCGCGCTTGTGGTCAGGTCAACGAAGCCAGAGCGCGATCGCGGCGATCACGACCAGTGCCCGGTAGTACGCGGCCCGTTTCGCGTACCGGGTGGCCAGGCCCCGGAACTGCTTGAGCCTGTTGAAGCACCGCTCGACCACGTTCCGCCCCTTGTAGGCCACCTTGTCGAAGACCGGGGCCCGCCCACCGCGGGAGCCTTTGCGCAGCCGGTGGGCGGCGTGGTCCTTTTTCTCCGGGCTGACGAACCTGATCCTCCGCGCCCGCAGTGCCCTGCGTGTCGAGGGGCTGGAGTAGGCCCGGTCGGCCAGCACGCAGTCGGGGCGCTTGCGCGGCCTGCCCGGCCCTGAGGTGTTGACCCGCACCCGGTCCAGCAGGCGCAGCAGCTGCGGGTTGTCCCCGGCCTGCCCGGACGTGAGCAGCACAACCACGGGCAGGCCTCGGGCGTCGGTGGCCAGGTGGATCTTCGTACTCAGTCCGCCGCGCGAGCGGCCCAGCGCCTCGTCGGGCTCGACGAGGTCCTCGACCCAGGCCGTCCGGGATGCCCCTTTTTACGGGCCCCGGCCGAGTGCTGGTGGGCGCGCACCACGCTGGAGTCGATCGAGAAGACCCACTCGATGCTCCCGGCGTCGGCCTGGAGGGTCTGCACGTGCTCCAGGATCCGGTCCCACGTGCCACCGGCGGTCCAGCGGCGCAGGCGTTCGTGCAGGGTCTTCCAGGGCCCGTACCGCTCGGGCACGTCGCGCCAGGGCGCGCCGGTGCGCAGCTGCCACAGGATGCCGTCGATGACCTGCCGGTGGTTTCTCCACTGACCGCCCCGGCCCGAGGAGGGCATGAGCGGCTCGATCAGGTCCCACTGCTCGTCGGTGAGGTCATCACGTCCTGCCACGGACCGGCACGCTACCGCTGCCGGGAACATTCACAGGACACGCCCTAGCGAGGTTGCACCCGGCTCGCCACCCACACCCCCACCAGCGCCACCGCCGCCATCGGCAGGAACACCACCGTGAACGCCCCCGGATGCGCCGTGGCGGTACCGCCGCCCACCGCCCCGTGGGCAGCCGCGCCCACCGCGCCGCCGCCGAGGGCGGCGAACGCCGCACCGCTCGCGGCGAGCAGCAGCGCGTTGGCCAGCCCGTCCGAGATCTGGAGGGCGGCCGAATTGGCCCCCGCTTCCTGCGGGGCCGACAGCTTCAGCAGCAGCACGCTCGTCGAGGCGATCACCATGCCCATGCCGAAGCACCCGAAGCCCCAGACCACGGCCAGGGTCCACACCGGAACCGCCTCGATCAGCACGCTCGGCGCGGCGAGGATCGAGAGCGTCACGCATACCATCCCCACCACCATGAGAGTCCCCCGGTGGGGCTCCAGCCGGGGCCGGGCCAGTACGTACGACCCGAGCGCCCAGGTCAGCCCGCCGGCGGCCAGGGAGAGGCCGGCCAGCGTCGGGGAGAGACCACGCTGGGTCACGAGCATCAGCGGGACGAACGACTCGGCGACGATGAAGGAGCCGGCCGATATCCCCCGCAGCAGGATGACGGCGGGCAGCCCCCGCGCGGCGCGCACGGTCCCCCTGGGCAGCAGCCCGCGCACGGCGGGGACGAGCAGCGCGGCACCGGCCAGCGCCGGAACCAGGGAGACCCACCTGAGCTCCTGCCCCGCGTACTGGAGCAGTCCGGCGCCGGCCGAGATGCCGAGCGCGAGCCGGATGCGGCGCCCGTCGAACGGCTCCGCCGCGGCCTCCGCGTCCGTGGGACCGCCCGCCATCCGCCGTATCGCGGGCAGCGCGAGGCCCAGCGGCAGAAGGATGAGGACCGGGATGCCGACGAAGACCCAGCGCCACCCGAGGTGTTCCGTCACCGTCCCCGAGGCCAGCGGCCCGACGACGGACGGGACGATCCAGGCCGCCGAGAAGCCGGCCATGATGCTCGGCCGGATCCGCTCCGGGTACGCCCGCCCGATGACCACGTACAGCGCCACGATCACGAGCCCGCCGCCTACGCCCTGGACGGCCCGCCCCAGGATGAACGTCCACATGCCCCCCGCGGTCCCGGAGAGCACCAGCCCGGCGCCGAAGGCGCCGATCCCCGTGGCGAGCGGTGCGAGCGGCCCGCGCCGGTCGGCCCACTGCCCGGAGAGCACCATCGCGAAGAGGCTGGTGGTGAAGTACGCGGAGAAGGCGAACGCGTAGAGCGGGATTCCGTGCAGCTCCCGGGCCGCCACCGGCATCGCCGTCCCGACGGCGGTCGCCTCGAAGGCGATGAGCAGGACGACGGAGACGATGCCGACGCTGAGCGCCCGGTAGGTCCGCCCGAGGACGCCTTCCGCCGGTTCGGCGACGGTGGTCTCCACAAGTGCGGCGGTGACCTCGGCGTCACGGGGTTCCAGGGCAGTCATGAGCCCCAGAGTAAGGGCCACGAGCCCGGGTGACCCCTGTCGGTGGTCGGTATGCGGCTGGTCCCTCGGACGTAGGACTGTGGCCTTGGCCGGACCGTGAAGGTGGGCGAAGTGGGGCAGTCAGGCTGCGGTCCAGCGGCCGAGTGCCGTCACGCCCGCCTGCGTTCGGTCGTCGCCGCCGTTCATGAACGCCGTATGGCAGTCGTGTTGCGGCAGCCCCCTGTCCCTTGATGATCTTCGGGCGGCGGCCGTAGGGTCGTGAGCACAGGAGGAACACCCCCGACCGTGTGCCCGAGAGGCTCAGGGGCTCGACTGCAACTCGAGTTACACCGGTTCGAATCCGGTCACGGTCTCCACCTACGGCGCCGGCGCGGAACATCCGCCCGGCGCCGCCCCGTTCCCCGCGGCCGCGGTGTGGCGCGTACGATCTGGCCCGTCGTCCGGGCACGGGTTCACAGGATCGGTATCACGGGGAGCGCCTGCATGGCCGTCGTCATCTTCTTGTTCGTCGTAGCCGCCGTCTTTCTCGTCGTCGCACTGGTCGGCCCCTACCGGCTGTACTGGCAGGCCCGGCCGCACGCGGCGCGGCAGCCGTCGGACGCGGCTCTCGCCGTGGGGCGGATCGCGGCTTTCGGCGTCGCCGGGGTGTTCGTCTTCGGCGGATGCTCGGTCCAGGCCGGCATCGACAGGGCCACCTGGAGCGCGAGCGAGGTCCGCGAAGCAGCCGAGGACGCTGCCGCGTCCATGGCCGCCGACACGCAGATCCGCCGCGATCCGACGGATGGCTACGCCTCGCTGATCAAGGCGGACGTCATGAGGGCGGGCGAGGGTCAGGGGCCCTTGTACCGCGTCTCCGTGGAGCGGGCCGGAGACGGGCATGACTACGAGATATCCGGGGGCGGCGCCGCCACCACCGTCTGCATGCACGTCACGGAGGAGAAGTCCGCGGAGGGCGGTGTCTTCGTCCCGGGAGCGGACGGCGGCAGCGGCAGCTCCATCCCCGAGTACGACCTGACCGCCACCGTCGACGACGGCGCCTGCTGAGCCGGCAGGCGCCGCCGGGGTCAGGACTTGGGCGCGGCCACCGCCGCCTGGGGCCGGATCGGGAGACGGTTGACCGGGCGGCCGGTCGCCGCGCGGACCGCTGACGCCACCGCAGCCGGGGACGTCACCACCGGTACCGCCGAAGCGGGCTTGGCGCCGAAGGGGGCCACCACGTCGCGTTCCTCGATCAGTTTGACGATGTGGATGTCCGGCGCGTCCAGGGACGTCGGGAGCGCGTACCCGGTGAGGTCCGGGTGGCGGATCAGACCCCGGGCGGTGCGGAGGTTCTCCGTGAGTGCCGCGCCGATGCCCTGGGTGACACCGGCCTCGATGCGGGTCACCAGCTGGGACGGGTTGAGGATCCGGCCGACGTCCTGGGCCACGGCCATCTCGACCACCCGGACCGAGCCGAGTTCGATGTCGACGTCGACCACCGCGCGGACCGCGCAGAAGGCCAGACCCACGAAGGCGTCGCCCTGGCCGGACTCGTCGAGCGGCTCGGTGGGGTGGGGCCGGCACTGGGCGGTGGCCCAGAGCTCCTTGCCGTCCATGGCCTCCATGACCGTCGTGGACAGCACACCGTCGTACGAGGTGATCTTCCCGTCGGCGATCTGGAGCAGCTCCGTCGACATCCCGAACTTGTGGGCCAGGGGCTGGAGCAGCTGGGTGCGGACCATCTTGGCGGCGCGTTCGACCGCACCGCCCGAGACCCAGGTGTGGCGTCCGTGTGTCGCCGGGCCCGCGGGGGGCTGGTCGGTGTCCACCGCCGCGACGTGGACCTCTTCGACGCCAAGGGTCTCCTGGACGATCTGACGGGCGAGCGTGGTGAAGCCCTGGCCCGTCTCGACGGCCGCGCAGATGACGGTGGCGACGCCGTCGTGGACCCGGACCGTGGCGGTGGAGACCTCGTCGGCGCCCTCGGCACCCAGCATGTGGACCATGCCGAGGGCGTAGCCGACGCCCCGGCGTACGGCTCCGGGCTCTCCGGCGCCCTCGGGGCCGCCGGGGAGCAGCCAGTCGTCCTCCGGGCCGTCCTTGGGGAGCGCGGGCAGCGGGAAGTCCCGCAGCTCACCGAGGAGTTCGGCGACGGGGGCGGGGCAGGTGACGGTCTGGCTGGTGGGGAGGATGTCCCCGGTGGAAAGGGCGTTGCGCAGCCTGAGCTCGACCGGGTCGACACCCAGCTTCGCCGCCAGCTTGTCCATCTGGCCCTCGTACGCGGCGCAGACCTGCATCGCGCCCTCGCCCCGCACGTGTCCGGAGGGCGGGTTGTTCGTACGGACCGCCCAGCCCTCGATGAAGGCGTGGGGGACGACGTACGGCCCGCAGGCGAAGGCCACGGCGGCGGCCAGGGACTCGGACGAGGAGTCGGCGTACGCGCCCGCGTCCAGGAGGATCTGGGCCTCGACCTTGACCAGCCTGCCCTCGGCGTCCGCGTGGTGGCGGTAGCGCAGCAGGGTCGGGTG includes:
- a CDS encoding xanthine dehydrogenase family protein molybdopterin-binding subunit — its product is MTSDAATATSTTRTTAPPEGPAPDQEPPAFGLGASLPPADARAKTEGTFPYAADLWAEGLLWAAVLRSPHPHARILSIDTTAAAGMPGVRAVVTHEDIPGDGSYGRRVVDRPVFASDLVRHHGEAIAAVAADHPDTARLAAAAIAVEYEVLEPVTDPEKAFAAEPLHPDGNLIRHIPLRYGDPDTVGEVIVEGLYRIGRQDPAPIGAEAGLAVPRPDGGVELYTASTDPHTDRDLAAACFGLDADRVKVVVTGVPGATGDREDPGFQIPLGLLALRTGCPVKLAATREESFLGHAHRHPTLLRYRHHADAEGRLVKVEAQILLDAGAYADSSSESLAAAVAFACGPYVVPHAFIEGWAVRTNNPPSGHVRGEGAMQVCAAYEGQMDKLAAKLGVDPVELRLRNALSTGDILPTSQTVTCPAPVAELLGELRDFPLPALPKDGPEDDWLLPGGPEGAGEPGAVRRGVGYALGMVHMLGAEGADEVSTATVRVHDGVATVICAAVETGQGFTTLARQIVQETLGVEEVHVAAVDTDQPPAGPATHGRHTWVSGGAVERAAKMVRTQLLQPLAHKFGMSTELLQIADGKITSYDGVLSTTVMEAMDGKELWATAQCRPHPTEPLDESGQGDAFVGLAFCAVRAVVDVDIELGSVRVVEMAVAQDVGRILNPSQLVTRIEAGVTQGIGAALTENLRTARGLIRHPDLTGYALPTSLDAPDIHIVKLIEERDVVAPFGAKPASAVPVVTSPAAVASAVRAATGRPVNRLPIRPQAAVAAPKS
- a CDS encoding MFS transporter yields the protein MTALEPRDAEVTAALVETTVAEPAEGVLGRTYRALSVGIVSVVLLIAFEATAVGTAMPVAARELHGIPLYAFAFSAYFTTSLFAMVLSGQWADRRGPLAPLATGIGAFGAGLVLSGTAGGMWTFILGRAVQGVGGGLVIVALYVVIGRAYPERIRPSIMAGFSAAWIVPSVVGPLASGTVTEHLGWRWVFVGIPVLILLPLGLALPAIRRMAGGPTDAEAAAEPFDGRRIRLALGISAGAGLLQYAGQELRWVSLVPALAGAALLVPAVRGLLPRGTVRAARGLPAVILLRGISAGSFIVAESFVPLMLVTQRGLSPTLAGLSLAAGGLTWALGSYVLARPRLEPHRGTLMVVGMVCVTLSILAAPSVLIEAVPVWTLAVVWGFGCFGMGMVIASTSVLLLKLSAPQEAGANSAALQISDGLANALLLAASGAAFAALGGGAVGAAAHGAVGGGTATAHPGAFTVVFLPMAAVALVGVWVASRVQPR